DNA from Anaerolineae bacterium:
AGGACAGCTCGCACCGGACTCCATAGGGAGAAAATAGTCAGGGCTATTACGATCCAGCCGGCTCCGGCTGTCATACCTTCAATCCAAGAAGGGGTGTAGACTATTGAGAGGTAAGCGCCGGCGACGCCCGCCAGCACGCCCCCGATAAAAGTGCAGAGGTAACGGATAGCAAAGACATTAACCCCCATGGCATCGGCAGTGGCGGGGTCTTCCCCCACAGAACGAATGCTTATCCCCAGGCTTGTTTTGTACAGGATGAACCACATTATGGGAACCAGGAGCATGGCCACGTAGGCGAGGGGATCAAACCGGAAAAGAAGGGGACCGAGCACAGGGATATCGCTCAAGACGGGGATTTGTATTTCCGTGAGCTTGGCGGAGGCGGGCAGGGGCACTCCAATGAAGCGCCTGCCTATGAGGCCACTCAATCCTGTTCCGAACATGGTGAGGGCGAGGCCTGAGACTACCTGGTTTCCTCTCAGGTTTATGCATACAAAAGCGTGAATGAGGGAAAGGATTCCTCCCATTAAGGCGGCTGCGGCGATTCCAGCCCATGGGTTGCCGGTGTAGAGAGCAGTGGAGAACCCCATGACGGCTCCCACCAGCATCATTCCCTCAACCCCAAGGTTTAGGATACCGGAACGCTCGGCATAAATTTCCCCGAGAGTCCCGAAGAGCAGAGGGGTCCCTGCAGGGACAGCAGCGCGCAGGGTTTCGAGGATAAAATCCAGCATGAGACCTCCTCCTTTAGGGGGATAGCTGCGCTTTCTTTCTTTCGGGCCTGGCCAGTGAGATGCGGTAACGCAGGAGGATTTCCCCACCGATCAGGAAAAAGAGGATGGCGCCGTTGAACATGTGGATGGTGGGCACGGGCAGGCCGAGGGAAACCTTGAGAGCGTCGCCTCCTACCAGAAGCCCGCCGAAGAGGAAAGAAGTCAGGATAACTATGAGCGGGTTTAGCTGAGCCAGCCAGGTCACGATTATGGCTGTAAAGCCATAGCCTGGAGAGATACCGTGGGGGTAGCGCAGGCGGGCATGGATACCAGCTACTTCGCCGACCCCTGCCATTCCTGCAAGTCCTCCGCTTATTATCATCACCAGAAGGGCTACTCGAAGGTAAGGGATCCCGGCGTAATGAGCGGCTCTGGGGTTATCGCCTGTTACCCTGAGCTCATAACCCCATTTGGTGCCCATCAGGAAAAAGTAAGCCAGGATGGCAGCGACAATTCCCAGAATCAGAGTGGGGTAATGGATGCGGGTTCCTGGCACTGTGGGCAGTATGGCAGCGTCGGGGAATCTATCGGAGTAGGGGAATCCCCATTCTTTAAGCCCTTTCCATGGGCCGTAAACCAGGTAATTGACAACTTCAACGGCTACGTAAACCAGCATTAGGGAGGTAATCACTTCGTTTACCTGGAGCTTAGCTCTGAGGAGGGCCGGGATAAGGGCCCAGAGGGCTCCGGCCAGGAATCCTGCTGCAAACATGGTGGGGCGAACCGCCCAGGAAGGCAGCGTGAGGGGGAAAAAGAGGGCCACCCATGTAGCACCAACGGCCCCCATCAAGAGCTGGCCTTCGGCTCCAATGTTCCAGAAATGGGCCTTAAAGGCCAGAGCCAGCCCCGTCCCGCACAGGAGCAGCGGTATGGCTTTTACAGTGGTCTCGGAAAGGCCGTAGAGGCTACCAAAGGAGCCGGTAAAGATTTTGGTATAGGCATAAATGGGGTTTATTTTCACTGCCCAAAACACTATGGCTATGGCCACGAAAGCCAGGAGGAGGGAGATGGCGTTGACCACAACCCTTAGCCAGCCCGGGACAGTGTAACGCCTCTCAATACGAATCTGGAGCATAGCTCTTCCTCCCTGGTGCAGGTTCGGTTTTATTATCCACAAAACGGGTTTAAAGGTCAAACGGGGGATGGAGGCAAATGAAGGGGTTAAAACTTTTTCCTTACTGCATCCAGGCCCCCTGGACCCTCGATTTTTCCCGCCCTCGTGGGCCTGAGGTTTGCCACTGTTCTGGGTCCCACTCGTGGGCGGGATGCAGGAGGTGGTTGATTGCTCCCTTTTTAAGGATTCTGGGGGCACATCCCCCAGGCCCCCTGCCATGGGGCTATGCCCCCTGGACCCCTAAAATTTCCCACCCACGTGGGCATGTGGTTTGCCAAGGTTCTGGGTCCCACTCGTGGACGGGATGCAGGGGATGGCTGATTGCTCCCCTTTTTAGGTTTCTGGGGGCGCTTTCCTTCAGTTACTGCAGAGGTAGGAGATTGCCAGGCTTCGCTTGCGGTGATATGCCAATATCTTTCACTCGCAATCGCAGGGTGGGTGGTTTTTCCTAACTCTGGATGATCCCTCCTCCAAGGACTTCATCTCCGTCGTAAAAGACTACAGCCTGGCCCGGAGCTGCGCCTACCACTGGGGCTTTGAAGGTTACTTTAACCCGACCTTGTTTTTCTGGATTAATTACAGCTTCCTGCTCTGGAGCCCGGTAACGGATGCGCGCCCTAACTTCAATGGGCCCCTCGGGAAAATGGCCCGAGATGAAGTTTACTTCGCCAGCTAAAATTTCACTGCGCCCCTGTTCCTCAGCCGTGCCTACAATCAAAGCATTGCGCACTGGATCTTTGCTTATCACGTAAAGCCGCTTGCCATAAGGGATCCCGAGGCCAAAACGCTGACCTACAGTGTATAAAGGCAAGCCCTTGTGGGTTCCTAAAAAGCGGCCCTTTGTGTCGTAAATGGGTCCATGGCGAAGGGCTTCAGGGATGTAGAGACGTAGGAAATCACGGTAATCGTTCCCTGCAATAAAACAGAGTTCCTGGCTTTCCTCCCTTTCAGCCGTAGGAAGCCCCAGTTCCCGGGCTATCCCCCGAACTTGCTCTTTCGTGAACCAGCCCAGGGGAAAAAGAAGCCTGGCAAGCTGTCCTTGAGTGAGCATGTAAAGGACGTAGGATTGGTCTTTGGCAGGGTCAATACCCTTGAGCAGTTTGTATTGTCCGTTGGCTTTAACTATGCGGGCATAATGGCCTGTGGCCAGGTAATCCGCCTCCAGAGCCATAGCCCTCCGAAGGAGAAGGTCAAATTTTATAAACCTGTTACAGGATAGACAAGGATTGGGAGTTATGCCGGAAGCATAGCCCCGGATAAAAGGAACCACTACTTTATCGTAGAAAGGCTCTCTGAAGTCCAGAACGTAAAAAGGGATGCCCAAAATTTCAGCCACCTGGCGAGCCATTTCTACCGCCACTGGGGGACAGCACCGATTTTCCCCGTCCCCCTGGGCCCAGAGCCGCATCATTACTCCTATAACCTCATACCCTTCTTTAAGCAATAAAGCGGCGGCAACAGAACTATCAACTCCGCCGCTCATTGCTATTACAACCCTTCCCTTTCTCATTTCCCCTCTTCGCCGATGTTCAGAACAACCCCCGGATTTCTCCGCAAGTAATCCTCAATAGCTTTATGAACGGCCTCTGCAGCAAGATTGCTGCAATGCATTTTATTGGGGGGAAGTCCCCCAAGAGCTTCAGCTACCGCTTTACGGGACAGTTTCAGGGCTTCTTCAAGGGTTTTGCCTTTGACCAATTCCGTAGCCATGGAACTCGTAGCAATGGCCGCACCGCATCCCAGGGTCCGGAACTTTATATCCACAATTCTTCCTTCCTTCACTTTTATGAACATCTCCATAACATCCCCACAGACCGGGTTCCCGACCCTGGCTACGCCATCGGCGTCTTCTATAACCCCAACATTGCGGGGGTTCGTGAAATGCTCCCAGACAAGTTCACTATACATGGTTGCCTCCTTGAAAAATTCCGACTTTTAAGTCGGTTTTTATTTTACCACCAGGTTACCGTCAGGTCAAGGGGATTTTCCTGCTCCAGACCGACGGGCAGGTGTGGCCAAGGTTAACCTTAGGGCCTGGTGGGCAAGGAGGGGGCATGCCATTGGACATTATGAGCTAAGCAGTGTTGGATTGCGAACTTAGGGGTGCAAGGTATAATAACTTAGGCCATTTCCATGGAGGCTAAAATTGGGCAAAAAAGCTCATTTCCTGGCTATTGTCTTTCTCGCCTGTATAGTTGTCCTTCTGGCCCGCAACCTGCTTTTAACTAACCGTATCCTGGTCGGCCTTGACCTTTTCACTTACTTTTATCCTTACTGGCATCTCGCAGCTGAAGCTATAAAAGAAGGCCGTATTCCCCTCTGGAATCCGTATATCTTCATGGGTAGCCCGCTGCTGGCCAATATCCAGCTCTCTTTCTTATACGGGATAAATTGGCCCTTTATTGTTTGGCTTTCACCACCTCATGCGGTAAAGCTTTCCATTGCACTCCATCTTTGCCTGGCAGGCTTCTTCACTTGGCTTCTGGCCAGGAAAAGGCTGGGGCTTTCCTCTTCGGCTTCGCTCTTCTCTGCGCTGGGATTTTCAGCGGGTGGGTTTCTGGTGGCCCAGGCCGAGCATATTAACCAGCTGGAGGTAATGACCTGGCTGCCCTTTTTCATCCTCCTGATGGAGAGCAATCCCATTGCAGCTGCTTTTATTTTCTGCCTCATGACCTTTGCCGGGCACCTGCAGGCTCTTTACATAAGCCTCACGGCCGTGGGCCTGTATTCCTTGTTTTCCAGCTTCTATAACAGAGGAAGAAGCTTCTTTAAGCTCCTGATCGCCTGCGGGATTGGGTCAGGGCTGGCAGCTGTTCAGCTTATCCCCACCCTGGAACTGGCAGGCCTGTCTATCCGGAGCCAGGGACTATCCTATCAGGATGCTACGGCCTTTTCTCTGCGTCCTTTTTTAATAGCTTATTCTTTCCTTCCCCCGATAGCTCTCAACCCCGAGGTCATATTCGGAAGCAGGGCTTTCACCGAATACATGGCTTATGGTGGGATCATATGCCTGCTCCTGGCCGTCGCTGGCTTCCTTTCTCCTGGAAAAAAGAAGTGGCCTTGGGTGGCGATGGTTTTCCTGGGGTTGTTCCTGGCTTTAGGGCGAGCTAATCCCTTTTACCGCCTTCTTTATGAATTTGTCCCGGGCTTTTCTTCCTTCAGAGCCCCGGCCCGGTGGGGGCTCCTTTGGGCCCTGGGAATCCCCGTTTTGGCGGGGATCGGTCTGGACAATCTGCCCTCTTTATCTTTAAGGGTCTACCTGTCCCTCCTGGGGGTGGGCTTTCTGGCACTCATGCCTTCCTTGTGGCTATCACCGCCGCCTCTTCCCACTTTGATAGCATGGGGAATTGCGAGTTTGGTGGGTCTGGCTTTAATTTTGGCGATACGGGCCAGAAGCC
Protein-coding regions in this window:
- a CDS encoding ABC transporter permease, encoding MLQIRIERRYTVPGWLRVVVNAISLLLAFVAIAIVFWAVKINPIYAYTKIFTGSFGSLYGLSETTVKAIPLLLCGTGLALAFKAHFWNIGAEGQLLMGAVGATWVALFFPLTLPSWAVRPTMFAAGFLAGALWALIPALLRAKLQVNEVITSLMLVYVAVEVVNYLVYGPWKGLKEWGFPYSDRFPDAAILPTVPGTRIHYPTLILGIVAAILAYFFLMGTKWGYELRVTGDNPRAAHYAGIPYLRVALLVMIISGGLAGMAGVGEVAGIHARLRYPHGISPGYGFTAIIVTWLAQLNPLIVILTSFLFGGLLVGGDALKVSLGLPVPTIHMFNGAILFFLIGGEILLRYRISLARPERKKAQLSP
- the nifU gene encoding Fe-S cluster assembly scaffold protein NifU; the encoded protein is MYSELVWEHFTNPRNVGVIEDADGVARVGNPVCGDVMEMFIKVKEGRIVDIKFRTLGCGAAIATSSMATELVKGKTLEEALKLSRKAVAEALGGLPPNKMHCSNLAAEAVHKAIEDYLRRNPGVVLNIGEEGK
- a CDS encoding ABC transporter permease, whose amino-acid sequence is MLDFILETLRAAVPAGTPLLFGTLGEIYAERSGILNLGVEGMMLVGAVMGFSTALYTGNPWAGIAAAALMGGILSLIHAFVCINLRGNQVVSGLALTMFGTGLSGLIGRRFIGVPLPASAKLTEIQIPVLSDIPVLGPLLFRFDPLAYVAMLLVPIMWFILYKTSLGISIRSVGEDPATADAMGVNVFAIRYLCTFIGGVLAGVAGAYLSIVYTPSWIEGMTAGAGWIVIALTIFSLWSPVRAVLGAYLFGGVKVLQYRLQPLGISPNLLNTLPFILTILVLVFASGEVMRRRIGAPSALGLPYSREEK
- the mnmA gene encoding tRNA 2-thiouridine(34) synthase MnmA, yielding MRKGRVVIAMSGGVDSSVAAALLLKEGYEVIGVMMRLWAQGDGENRCCPPVAVEMARQVAEILGIPFYVLDFREPFYDKVVVPFIRGYASGITPNPCLSCNRFIKFDLLLRRAMALEADYLATGHYARIVKANGQYKLLKGIDPAKDQSYVLYMLTQGQLARLLFPLGWFTKEQVRGIARELGLPTAEREESQELCFIAGNDYRDFLRLYIPEALRHGPIYDTKGRFLGTHKGLPLYTVGQRFGLGIPYGKRLYVISKDPVRNALIVGTAEEQGRSEILAGEVNFISGHFPEGPIEVRARIRYRAPEQEAVINPEKQGRVKVTFKAPVVGAAPGQAVVFYDGDEVLGGGIIQS